GAATCGGTAGACGAGGAAGGCGACCGCGGCCCCGGTGCCGAGCCCGATCACGGCGGCCGCCTTCTCCCCTTCGCGCCACACCGGCGCGGCCTGCTGGACGGAGGTCATCAGGATCAGGTGCATCGAACGTCTCGCGGGCGGATGGATGAAGGCGCTCTCATGATGATACTTGCCTCCCGCCCCCGCTGGCGATGCCGTTTGGCCCCATTCGACGGTTCCGATCTGCCGTTGGGCGAACGGTGGCGGATGATGACTCTTGCCATCAGTGACCCACAATATTAGTGTACTAGGTAACTCGTACACCTGTGCGTCATCCCATCGACGTGTTCCGACCCCCGAGGTGCCTTCCATGTCCAAAACACTCCGCGTCGTCATCGCCTCTCTGCTGGCCGCGGCCCCGGCGCTTTCCGCTGCCCAGGCGCAGGAGGCCAGGACTGCGCATCGCCCGGTGAGCGGCCCTCGGCCCTCCGCCACGGCGCTTGCGGCGCTCGCCGATTCGCTGGTGAAGACGCAGCTGCTCGCGCAGGGCGTGCCCAGCGCGTCGATCGTGGTTACGCGCGGCGGCGAAACGCTGCTGCAGCGCGCGTGGGGGATGGCGGATGTCGCGGGGGGCCGCGCGGCGGACCCGAACACGGTCTACGCGATCGGCTCGAACAGCAAGCAGTTCACCGCCGCCCTGGTACTCAAGCTCGTGGAGCGCGGCCGGCTGACGCTCGGCGATTCCATCGGCCGCCACCTCTCCGGGCTGCGCCCCGAGTGGCGGGCGATCACCATCGAACAGCTCCTGAACCACACCTCCGGACTGCAGCGGAGCTACGTGGACCGGTCCCGCATCGAGGCGAACCTCCCTGGCGACTCGCTGATCGCGCAGGCGGCGCGCGACACCATGGCCTCGCGGCCCGGCACAGCGTTCCTCTACTCGAACACCGGGTACATGATCCTTGGCGTTCTCGTCGAAAAGCTGTACGGCAAGCCGTACGCGGCGGTGCTGCGGGACGAAATCGCGCGGCCGCTCGGGCTGTCCGCGCTCCGGTCGTGCGGAGAGGTCGCGGCGGGCGCGGGGGCCAGCGGATACGTGCGCTCCGAGGAGGGGACGCTGGCGCCGCCTCCCGCCGTCCATCCCTCGCAGCAGCTCGGCGCCGGCGGCGTCTGCTCCACCGCGGCGGACCTGGCCAAGTGGAACCGGGCGCTCCATGGCGGGCGGGTGCTCTCCGCGGCCTCGTACCGGGCGATGACCACGCCGCGCGGCCCAGCGGTGGCGCAGGACTACGGCTTCGGGCTGACCGTCGGTCCCGCGCCGTGGGGCGGCCCGGCCATCACGCACGGCGGCCAGGACGTGACGGGATTCGTGTCGGAGCACGGCTGGTACCCGGCCGATTCGCTGTCGGTGACCCTCCTGTACAACGTCTACCCCCGTGTGGCCCCGGGGGGCACCCACGTGATCGCGGCGCTCGCGCTCGGCCACACCCCGCCGGCCGCGCGCGCCCCCGCGCCTCAGCCCGCCGTCGCCGGCACCCCGGCGACGAGCATCACGGGAGAGGAAGCGCGCCGGCAGTTCGTGGGCGAGTACGAGATGCGGCCCGGCGCGGTGTTCAGGGTCAGCTTCGAGGAGGGCTCCTTCGTCGTCGCGACGCCTTGGGGCGAGAAGGGGCGGCTGGTGCACCAGTCGGGCGCGACCTTCGAGCGCGGGAGCGCCGGTTCCGGGAACACCATCACCTTTCTCGCTGACGCGGAGGGCCGGGTCGTGGGATTCGAGGCGCGGGATGCGGGGAGCCCCGGACGCCGCCTGCGGAAGATCCGGTAGTCGCACGTCCGAGCAGCATCCCGAGGCATGCACATCAAACGCGATCCATCTCGATGATCCGCAATCGCATTCTCCTGGCCGCCCTCGCGGCGGCCATCCTCCCGGGCTGGGCCACGGCGCAGTCGCCGCCATCGCTGGTGCGCGCCGCGTCCGACCGTCCCGTCGAGGTCGAGCTCCGAAGCGCGGCCCGGACGGTGGCGCCGGGCGACACGATCCTCGTGGCGATCCGGCTGCGCCCGAACGCGGGGTGGCACACGTACTGGCGTCACGCGGGGGACGTGGGCAGCGCGCCGGAAGTCACCTGGCGCCTGCCGGACGGCTTTACCGCCGCGCCGCTCCGCTGGCCGACGCCGGAGCGCATCGAATCGCCACCGCTCGCGTCGTACGGCTACGAGCGCGAGGTGCACCTCCTCGGCGCGGTGCACGTGCCGGCGTCCGCGCGTGTGGGATCGATCGCGAACGTCGTGGCGGCCCTCTCGGTGGTGGTGTGCGAGCTGGAGTGCGTCGCGGGGGATGTGGAGGTCGCGCTCGCCGTGCCCGTGGCCGCCCGGACTATCGCGGACGAGACGGTCGCCCGCGCGTTCGCCGCGGAGGCCGCGCACGTCCCGGCTCGGCGTGACGGCTGGACGTTCAGCGCGGCAGTCGATTCCACGAACGTGATGCTGCACGCGTATCCGCCCGCGGGCGCCATCGCCGGGGGGCGTACCCCGCCGCGCGTGGAGTTCTTCATCGACTCGACGGGGGTGATCGACCACGCGGCGCAGCCCCGGGTGCGCACGTGGCCCGCCGGCCTGGAGATGCAGATCGGCCGCTCCGCGTACGCGGCCGGGACGCCCTCCCGGATCACCGGGGTGCTCGCGATCGACACCGCCGCGTCCCCGGGTGGCGGCGCGCCCCGCATGATGCTGGAAGTGGATGCGCCGGTCGTCGCCATGGCGCAGCTCGCCGCCGTGGCGCCGCCGGCTCCGGGCGCGGGCGCGGGATGGGTCGCGCTCGCGACCGCGGGGCTGCTCGCGCTGCTTGGCGGAACGATGCTCAACCTGATGCCCTGCGTGCTTCCCGTGCTCTCGATCAAGGCGCTGGGGATCGCGGAGGCGGCCGCACACGATGCGCGGACTGCGCGGCGGCACGTGCTGCTGTTCGGGGCCGGCGTGCTCGTGTCGATGTGGGCGCTCGTGGGCGTGCTGCTCGCGCTGCGCGCCGCCGGCTCGGAGGTCGGATGGGGCTACCAGCTGCAGAATCCCGCGGTGGTCGGCGCGCTCGCGCTCGTCATCTTCGCGGCGGCGCTGAACATGGCGGGCGTGTTCGACCTGATGCCAGTCGGCGGGAGTCTCTCCGCCGCGGCGACCCGTGCGCCCAAGGACGTAGAAGCCTTCCTGGGCGGGGTGCTCGTCACCGCGCTGGCGACGCCGTGCTCCGCCCCGTTCCTTGCGGCGGCGGTCGCGTACGCGGTCACGGCGGGGGCGGCCGCGTCGTTCGTGGTGTTCACGGCGCTGGGGCTGGGCCTGGTCTGGCCCCTTGCGATGGTGGCCGCGGTGCCGCGCCTGCGTGCTTGGCTGCCCAAGCCGGGCGCCTGGATGGTCACGCTGCGCCAGGTACTCGCCTTTCCGCTCTTCGCGACGGTCGTGTGGCTTGCCTGGGTGCTCGGCCGCCAGGCCGGGGTGGGCGCGATGGTCGTGCTGCTCGCCGCATGCACCCTGCTGGCGTTCGGCCTGTGGGCGCTCGGCCGGTTCGGCACCCTGGCGGCACCGGCGGGTGGCCGCCGGTTCGCCCAGCTGCTCGCGTTTGCGTCGGCCGCCGGCGCGCTCGCGCTCGTCTCGGGCGCACGCGCGCAGGGTGCGTCAGTGCCGCGCGCGGTGCAGGCGGGGAGCGCGGCATCGGCCGAGGGCGCGCTGGCGTGGCGGCCGTACAGCGCGGCGCTGCTGGAGGCACAGCGCGACAGCGGCCGCATCGTCCTGCTGGATTTCACCGCCGACTGGTGCCTCACCTGCAAGGTCAACGAGCGCGTCGCGTTCGGAACGGAGGCGGTGCGCACGGCAATCCGTGATCGCGACGTCGTGCTGCTGCGTGCCGACTGGACCACGCGCGACCCCGCCGTGACGCGCGCACTCGCCGCGTTCGGGCGCACCAGCGTGCCGTTCGTCGTCGTCTACCCCCGCGCGCGCGATGCGGCGCCCATCGTCATGCCTACGCTGCTTACCTCCGGCATGGTGACCGGGGCGCTCGACCGCGCCGCGGCATCACCGTCCCCAGCCCTACGGCAGACGGCGCCGGCCAGCAAACGAATCCAACCCTCACTCACCCTCGGAGGTACGCCATGACTGAGACGACCACACCCCCGCGGCGCTCCCGCAAGCGCCGCATCATCGCCGCGGTTGCCGTCGCCGTACTGCTGCTCGGCGGCATTGCCGCGCGCCGGTTCATCGCCGCCCACGAGGACCCGGCGAGCCTGCCGGACCTCCTGACGGTCGGCGGCCCCGCACCGGCGTTCACGGCGACCGACACGCGCGGCCAATCGCACTCGCTCGCCGGCTACGCGGGCAAGTGGGTGGTCCTGGAGTGGTTCAACCATGGATGCCCGTACACGAAGAAGCACTACGCCCTGGTGAACGGGGTAGGAAACTCGCAGGCGATGCAGCAGGAGTACACCATGAAGGG
This portion of the Longimicrobium sp. genome encodes:
- a CDS encoding protein-disulfide reductase DsbD family protein yields the protein MIRNRILLAALAAAILPGWATAQSPPSLVRAASDRPVEVELRSAARTVAPGDTILVAIRLRPNAGWHTYWRHAGDVGSAPEVTWRLPDGFTAAPLRWPTPERIESPPLASYGYEREVHLLGAVHVPASARVGSIANVVAALSVVVCELECVAGDVEVALAVPVAARTIADETVARAFAAEAAHVPARRDGWTFSAAVDSTNVMLHAYPPAGAIAGGRTPPRVEFFIDSTGVIDHAAQPRVRTWPAGLEMQIGRSAYAAGTPSRITGVLAIDTAASPGGGAPRMMLEVDAPVVAMAQLAAVAPPAPGAGAGWVALATAGLLALLGGTMLNLMPCVLPVLSIKALGIAEAAAHDARTARRHVLLFGAGVLVSMWALVGVLLALRAAGSEVGWGYQLQNPAVVGALALVIFAAALNMAGVFDLMPVGGSLSAAATRAPKDVEAFLGGVLVTALATPCSAPFLAAAVAYAVTAGAAASFVVFTALGLGLVWPLAMVAAVPRLRAWLPKPGAWMVTLRQVLAFPLFATVVWLAWVLGRQAGVGAMVVLLAACTLLAFGLWALGRFGTLAAPAGGRRFAQLLAFASAAGALALVSGARAQGASVPRAVQAGSAASAEGALAWRPYSAALLEAQRDSGRIVLLDFTADWCLTCKVNERVAFGTEAVRTAIRDRDVVLLRADWTTRDPAVTRALAAFGRTSVPFVVVYPRARDAAPIVMPTLLTSGMVTGALDRAAASPSPALRQTAPASKRIQPSLTLGGTP
- a CDS encoding serine hydrolase domain-containing protein, coding for MSKTLRVVIASLLAAAPALSAAQAQEARTAHRPVSGPRPSATALAALADSLVKTQLLAQGVPSASIVVTRGGETLLQRAWGMADVAGGRAADPNTVYAIGSNSKQFTAALVLKLVERGRLTLGDSIGRHLSGLRPEWRAITIEQLLNHTSGLQRSYVDRSRIEANLPGDSLIAQAARDTMASRPGTAFLYSNTGYMILGVLVEKLYGKPYAAVLRDEIARPLGLSALRSCGEVAAGAGASGYVRSEEGTLAPPPAVHPSQQLGAGGVCSTAADLAKWNRALHGGRVLSAASYRAMTTPRGPAVAQDYGFGLTVGPAPWGGPAITHGGQDVTGFVSEHGWYPADSLSVTLLYNVYPRVAPGGTHVIAALALGHTPPAARAPAPQPAVAGTPATSITGEEARRQFVGEYEMRPGAVFRVSFEEGSFVVATPWGEKGRLVHQSGATFERGSAGSGNTITFLADAEGRVVGFEARDAGSPGRRLRKIR